TTATGTATATTATGAACAACTAGGAGTTTGATATGATAAAAAATCTAGTTTATGACGCTATTAACTACTTTACATCTCCATCGGAGGTAACTACAAGGGTTTTGAATGATGATATTGATATTGAGAGACTTGGAATAGTTGGTTTGGTGCTAACATTCTTTTCGGTTGTGGTTTCTGCGAGGATTGATGTAGGGTTTTGGATAGGTTTTACTTTTGTAGTACTTGCCTTTACATACGCTATCTTTGTGATAGGTTTCCTGATGGCAATAGGTAGAAAACCATCAATTGATGTACCTAAAGTGTTTTGGTTTTTCTTCTCCGTTGGAATAATTGATGCTCTAGTGATAGCCTTCCTACCTTTATCTGCACTTGTGGGATGGTTAGGGTCTCTTCTATCTGTTGTTGCTCTAGGTTTAAAGATATACTATTTAATGATAGGTGTCTCTAAAATCTTTAATATTTCAAGATCATTTGCGTTTATTGTCCTGTTTAGTCCGTATGTAGTTATACTTGTGGTGTTAGTCTTATTACTAATCTCAAGTTATACTACAATATCTGGGGCACTTGAAAGTATGATTGAGTTCTGAAATTGTCTACTAGAGGATGAGTTTTGTAGGTATTGTTTTGAATATTTAATCTTTCTTACGCAAGTCTAGAACTCATTAGTTTTTATGTATTCTTTTTCTATCACAGTTTTTGTGTTTGGAATTGATATATTCTTCAAGCAATAGCCTTAAAAAATCCTGTATCAAGTCAAATTCCGCATTGACAAACACTGCCTAGAACCAAGAAAGTAGTAAGAAGAAGATGGAATTTTGTCTAACTGGATTTGTTGCCTTTCCTATAGTAAGTCTTGAAAAATCTTTATTTGATAAGTATATTTTTAAACTTTTGGAGGTTGATATGAAAGAGTTGAAAGGTGTTATAACATTCAAGGGAAGTCCTTTGACACTGTCTGGGGAGAATTTTGTTGAGGTTGGTGATGTTGCTCCTGACTTTACTGCTTATGATACAAACCTGAACCCTGTGAAGTTATCCGACTTTAGGGGGAAGAAAGTTATCATATCTTCTGTTCCTTCGCTTGATACATCAGTTTGTGATATTGAGACCAAAAAGTTCAATGATATTGCGAAGAAACTTGACCCTAATGTTGTTATACTGACGATAAGTATGGATTTACCTTTCGCACAGAAGAGGTGGTGTGGTGCTAACGATGTTCAGAACGTTAAGACTGTCTCTGACTATAAGGATAGAGAGTTTGCTACAAAGTATGGTGTTTATATTAATGAACTTGGACTTCTTGCTAGGGTAGTATTCGTAGTTGATGAAAACGGCAAGGTTAAATACAAGCAAGTTGTGAAGGAAGTTGCTAGTGAGCCTGACTATGACGATGTTTTGAAAAATCTCTAAACAACGAGTTTGCGACTGTAATAAGTGATAGTCCAGTGTCTGATAAGACTGCTAACCATAGTGGAATGAACCCGAAAACTCCAGCAATTGATATACCTATCTTTACAGATAGCGATAGAACAATGTTTTGAATAATCACTTTTCTTGTGTTTTTGGATATTAGAAATGTTTCTAGAACTCTCTCTAGTCTTGGACTATTTATTATAACATCTGAAGAGGATAATAGTATTGAATTCACTGGTGTATTGAATGATATTCCTACATCAGACTTTAGCATTACCATACTATCGTTTATACCGTCTCCTACATAAGCAACAGGCTTTTTATATTTTGATTTATATTCTTCTAGGATAGTTGATTTGTCTTTTGGTGATAGTTCGTAAAAAACCTTGTTAGGTTTCAAAGATGCTTCTATTAGCTTAGCGCTTCTTTCATTGTCTCCTGTGAGTATGAATATGTCTTCTATTCCGTTTTGTCTCAACACATTGAAAACATCTTTTGCTTCTTCTCTCAAGGTATCATCAAAGGATATAAAACCGAGATACTTACCGTTTCTAACAACGCAAACTGCTGTTATGTCCTTCGCACATTCGTTGTGAGGAATATTATTTTTGTGGAGTATTTTATCGTTGCCTATCATTACTTCTTCACCATTTACAATTCCATAAACTCCATATCCAGGCATCTCTTTGATACTTTTTACCGTAGTGTAAGGAGAATTTATGTTTTTGAAGTTATGGACTATTGATTTTGAGATGATATGGTTAGATTGTCTTGCTAGTTGTAGGGATGTACTAATTAGTTCTTCTTCGGATACGCCTTCCGCTGTTCTAATACTCTTAACCTTCATAACTCCTTCTGTGAGAGTTCCTGTTTTGTCAAAGAAGATTGCTCTTACATCTGAAAGTTTGTCAATAGAAGATGTATTCTTAAGGAGTATATTTCTTACTGCTAGAAGTCCTACTGCTCTAAAATATGTTAGTGGAACGCTTATGGCTATCGCACAGGGACAGGATATTACTATTATCACAAGACCTCTGTATATCCACTCTTTAAAGTCATAACTACCGAGTATTATTGGAATTACTGATGCAACAAATAAACCTACTACTATAACGGAAGGAGTGTATATCTTTGATAGCCTTGACACAAAACGCTCTGTTTTAGTTTTATTCGTATCGCTTTCAATCTCTTCAAGTATCTTGTGTAGTGTAGTTTCTTTGAATTTTGAAGAAACTCTTATCTCAAGAACGCCATCTAGACTGATAGACCCAGATACTACTTTATCTCCTACCGAAACACTCTGTGGTAATGGTTCTCCTGTTATCGCAGATTTATCAACAAAGGCACTACCTTTTACCACTTCACCATCAAGTATTATTCTTTCGCCCGGCTTTACTAGTATAATCTCACCTACTTCTACATCCTCCGCATCTACGATTGCTTCAACTCCGTCCTGTTTCTTGATTCTTACCTTGCTAAAGTTGTCCTGAATGCTTTTCTGAATTCTACTTCTCGCTCTACTTACTGCTATTTCTTCTAGTGTCGTTCCTATATTGAATAGTGTTATAAGTAGTAATCCTTCAAATGTTTCGTTGATTGCTATTGCGGATATTGTCGCCAACGAAACTAGGAAATTTTCATCAAATAGGTCTCTATTCTTTATTTTCCTAAACGCTTTCAGGAATGTCCTATAACCACCAAAGAGGAGTATTATGAATACGATAGTGTAATCAAGTATTGGAGAAATCTGAATGTTAGTATTTAGGATACCATATCCTATCGTTAGAATGAATGGTATAGAGTTTATTAAAGCCTTCAAGATATGATTATCTTTTCTGTCATCTTCGTCTGTTTCTAGAACCACAACTTCATCTTCTACCTTGCTGACTATTTCTCTTATCTTTGATAGGTTTGTTTCAGAAGTTATAAGTGATGATGTTTTGAAATCCACTTTTGCATCTTTTATACCAGAGTTTATCAAACTTTTCTCTATCTTGACTGCACAGTCTAGACAGTCAATGTTTTTAAGTATGTATCTCATGTGTAGAGTATAATAAGAATTTTCATAATGTGTCAAGTAAGAGATTTTTTACAGTAAAGTCCAAAATTAGCGAATAGGGTTTAACAAACTA
The Spirochaetota bacterium genome window above contains:
- a CDS encoding heavy metal translocating P-type ATPase: MRYILKNIDCLDCAVKIEKSLINSGIKDAKVDFKTSSLITSETNLSKIREIVSKVEDEVVVLETDEDDRKDNHILKALINSIPFILTIGYGILNTNIQISPILDYTIVFIILLFGGYRTFLKAFRKIKNRDLFDENFLVSLATISAIAINETFEGLLLITLFNIGTTLEEIAVSRARSRIQKSIQDNFSKVRIKKQDGVEAIVDAEDVEVGEIILVKPGERIILDGEVVKGSAFVDKSAITGEPLPQSVSVGDKVVSGSISLDGVLEIRVSSKFKETTLHKILEEIESDTNKTKTERFVSRLSKIYTPSVIVVGLFVASVIPIILGSYDFKEWIYRGLVIIVISCPCAIAISVPLTYFRAVGLLAVRNILLKNTSSIDKLSDVRAIFFDKTGTLTEGVMKVKSIRTAEGVSEEELISTSLQLARQSNHIISKSIVHNFKNINSPYTTVKSIKEMPGYGVYGIVNGEEVMIGNDKILHKNNIPHNECAKDITAVCVVRNGKYLGFISFDDTLREEAKDVFNVLRQNGIEDIFILTGDNERSAKLIEASLKPNKVFYELSPKDKSTILEEYKSKYKKPVAYVGDGINDSMVMLKSDVGISFNTPVNSILLSSSDVIINSPRLERVLETFLISKNTRKVIIQNIVLSLSVKIGISIAGVFGFIPLWLAVLSDTGLSLITVANSLFRDFSKHRHSQAH
- the tpx gene encoding thiol peroxidase, translating into MKELKGVITFKGSPLTLSGENFVEVGDVAPDFTAYDTNLNPVKLSDFRGKKVIISSVPSLDTSVCDIETKKFNDIAKKLDPNVVILTISMDLPFAQKRWCGANDVQNVKTVSDYKDREFATKYGVYINELGLLARVVFVVDENGKVKYKQVVKEVASEPDYDDVLKNL